From the Pseudomonas sp. VD-NE ins genome, the window GATCGCCACCGGTTGCAGCATCACCTCGGAATCAATCGCCGCCGCCAACAAACGGCCGTGAAAGGTACGCAGCGAACGGCCGTCGGTGGTGGTGCCTTCCGGGAACATCAGCAAGGGGTGATCGGTTTGCAGGTGACGGGTCATCTGCTTGCGGATCAACTGGCTGTCGCCCGAACCGCGACGGATGAACAGGCTGCCAGCCTTCGCCGCGAGCCAACCGGCCACCGGCCAGGTGCGCACTTCGGCCTTGGACAGAAACGACAACGGCGTGAGCATGCCGAGCAGTGGAATATCAGTCCACGACACATGATTGCTGACCCACAGCATCGGCTGTTTTGGCAATTCACCGTGAACGCTCACGCGAAAGGGCAGGGCGTTGCTCAGGCGCGCCATGAAGAAGCGCGACCAGCGCTGACGCCGCTCCATCGAATGCGCCAGGCCAATCCGTTCAAATACGCCGAAGACGCTGGCCATGGTCAACCCCAGCGACACCACCAGCAGCACCCGCGCGATCCGCGCGTACACGCGCAGCCGGCTCATCACACGGCCGCCTTGAAATGCTTGGCGTAGCGCGGGCAGAGTTCGTCGCGTTTGAGCAGGATGAACACGTCGGCGACCTGGAAGTCTTCGTCCCAGCACGGCTCGCCGCAGATCTTCGCGCCCAGACGCATGTAGGCCTTGAGCAGCGGCGGCATTTCGGCGATTACGTTCGATGGAATATCCAGCGTCGGTAGCGGATTTTTCGGC encodes:
- a CDS encoding lysophospholipid acyltransferase family protein codes for the protein MSRLRVYARIARVLLVVSLGLTMASVFGVFERIGLAHSMERRQRWSRFFMARLSNALPFRVSVHGELPKQPMLWVSNHVSWTDIPLLGMLTPLSFLSKAEVRTWPVAGWLAAKAGSLFIRRGSGDSQLIRKQMTRHLQTDHPLLMFPEGTTTDGRSLRTFHGRLLAAAIDSEVMLQPVAIRYLRNGEIDALAPFIGDDDLLSHLMRLFSNDCGNVEVHLLKPIACQGRERAALAFEAQQAVQKALFGAFPETLQSPMRPAIAA